A single region of the Hippoglossus hippoglossus isolate fHipHip1 chromosome 17, fHipHip1.pri, whole genome shotgun sequence genome encodes:
- the camk2n1a gene encoding calcium/calmodulin-dependent protein kinase II inhibitor 1a: MSEVLPYSEGKMNGYGADSEVSQMSFSCGLQDTSAFFASSQAKRPPKLGQIGRAKRVVIEDDRIDEVLKGMTDKSSPGV, translated from the exons ATGTCCGAGGTGCTGCCATACAGCGAGGGTAAAATGAACGGCTACGGGGCGGACAGCGAGGTCAGCCAGATGTCCTTTAGCTGCGGACTGCAGGACACAAGCGCTTTTTTCGCTTCGTCGCAGGCGAAACGACCCCCGAAGCTTGGACAGATCGGCAGAGCCAAGCGAG tggTCATCGAGGACGACCGAATAGACGAGGTCCTGAAGGGGATGACAGACAAGTCCTCACCCGGCGTGTAA